One Edaphobacter flagellatus genomic region harbors:
- a CDS encoding tetratricopeptide repeat protein, with translation MKMSPAALRLTVAMLAATLTLGSATGCSRDPNKQKQKYLESGKRYADEGKLKEASIQFSNALKVDRNFADAHYELAKVLLKQGSTMPGYSELMRTVDLAPNNLKARADLGNLLLAGNATDKAEAQANAILAIDSNNADAYAILSGVAARKGDQATALTDIQKALSIDPNRADFHTTLGVLQAANPTTAGQAEEQLRKAVALDNKNVGSHLVLASMLQNKGDLNGALDQMNAAVAADPQSVVARSGLAELYLRQNNAAKAEATLRKAADDLPDDTNAARLLATYLVRTQQVDHGVSVYADLLSAHPKSTPIKISYARLLLMKKDLPKAREVVQQLVAADPTLPDIAILNGSLLLNDGKASDAFDALQKSSKANPENALVKIWLGRAARAKGDIPAAQQAFHDATRLAPHNTEAQEGLAQISIERHDFTTLAQVAESTIAANPQSPNGYLWRGMAEANQRQFDKAEADFKQAMKVDPNNSNGYFELAQLRLAQHNGTEGRALLEQTLAHNPNSASALRLLAATYLSEKQPAKAISRVQEQIAKSPQNADMYNLLSDLQGRNGDLAGALASAEKAMQLNPNNPSAVVAYTHALVAEGDTPKALGKWQQWVHDHPNDPSAYTILGSLQEAQGDRDSAMASYKKALQIQPEQPIAANNLAYLMMETGQNLDVALSLAQTARRNMPNSPSTADTLAWAYYQKGNYTQARDLLEDALKVDPNSAAMHYHLGMTYSKLANSSDAALHLKKAVALAPNTQTAKDAEKALGQS, from the coding sequence ATGAAGATGTCACCTGCAGCACTTCGCCTCACCGTCGCCATGCTGGCGGCCACACTGACGCTGGGCTCCGCTACCGGCTGTTCCCGCGATCCGAACAAACAGAAGCAGAAATATCTCGAGAGCGGCAAGCGGTACGCCGATGAAGGCAAGCTGAAGGAAGCCTCCATCCAGTTTTCGAATGCGCTCAAGGTTGACCGCAACTTCGCGGATGCGCATTACGAGTTGGCGAAGGTTCTGCTCAAACAGGGTTCCACGATGCCCGGCTACTCAGAGCTGATGCGCACGGTCGATCTTGCTCCTAACAACCTGAAAGCGCGCGCCGATCTAGGCAACCTGCTGCTTGCGGGCAATGCCACTGACAAGGCCGAGGCACAGGCCAATGCCATCCTCGCTATCGACAGCAACAACGCCGATGCCTATGCGATTCTCTCCGGCGTTGCCGCGCGCAAGGGAGATCAGGCCACCGCACTCACCGACATTCAGAAGGCGCTTTCGATCGATCCCAATCGCGCAGACTTCCACACCACGCTTGGCGTGTTGCAGGCTGCAAACCCCACCACTGCCGGCCAGGCTGAAGAGCAGCTGCGCAAGGCTGTCGCGTTGGACAACAAGAACGTCGGCTCGCATCTGGTGCTGGCCTCGATGCTGCAGAACAAAGGCGACTTGAATGGCGCGCTCGATCAGATGAACGCTGCCGTTGCCGCCGACCCGCAGAGCGTCGTTGCACGCTCGGGTCTCGCCGAACTTTATCTTCGTCAGAACAACGCCGCCAAAGCAGAGGCGACTCTGCGCAAGGCAGCCGACGATTTACCCGACGACACCAACGCCGCGCGGTTGCTGGCCACCTATCTCGTTCGCACACAACAGGTGGATCACGGCGTCAGCGTCTACGCCGATCTTCTCTCTGCGCATCCGAAGAGCACGCCAATCAAGATCAGCTACGCACGCCTTCTCCTCATGAAGAAGGACCTTCCCAAAGCGCGCGAGGTCGTCCAGCAACTTGTCGCTGCCGATCCTACGCTGCCCGATATCGCGATCCTCAACGGCTCACTGCTATTGAACGACGGCAAGGCCAGCGACGCCTTCGACGCACTGCAGAAGTCCTCCAAAGCCAACCCGGAGAATGCCCTGGTCAAGATCTGGCTGGGCCGCGCCGCGCGCGCCAAGGGCGATATTCCCGCCGCGCAGCAGGCATTCCACGATGCGACGCGCCTGGCTCCGCATAATACCGAGGCGCAGGAAGGCCTGGCACAGATCTCCATCGAGCGTCATGACTTCACCACTCTGGCGCAAGTCGCCGAAAGCACGATCGCAGCCAACCCACAGTCCCCCAACGGCTATCTGTGGCGTGGCATGGCTGAGGCGAACCAGCGGCAGTTCGACAAGGCCGAAGCCGACTTCAAGCAGGCCATGAAAGTCGATCCCAACAACTCCAACGGATACTTCGAGCTCGCCCAGCTTCGTCTGGCCCAGCACAATGGCACCGAAGGTCGCGCACTGCTGGAACAGACGCTCGCGCACAACCCCAACTCGGCTTCTGCGCTGCGCCTACTGGCTGCGACCTATCTGTCGGAAAAGCAGCCCGCGAAAGCCATCTCTCGTGTGCAGGAGCAGATTGCCAAATCCCCGCAGAACGCGGATATGTATAACCTGCTCTCCGATCTGCAGGGACGCAACGGAGACTTGGCGGGCGCTTTAGCCAGCGCCGAGAAGGCTATGCAGCTCAACCCCAACAATCCTTCGGCTGTCGTTGCCTACACGCATGCGCTCGTCGCGGAAGGTGATACGCCCAAGGCGCTCGGCAAGTGGCAGCAATGGGTTCACGACCATCCGAACGATCCTTCGGCCTACACCATTCTTGGCAGCCTTCAGGAAGCGCAGGGCGATCGCGATTCGGCAATGGCCTCCTACAAGAAGGCCCTTCAAATTCAACCGGAGCAGCCCATCGCCGCGAACAATCTCGCCTACCTGATGATGGAGACCGGCCAGAACCTGGACGTCGCTCTCTCGCTGGCCCAGACAGCGCGCCGCAACATGCCCAATTCACCCAGCACTGCCGATACGCTGGCATGGGCGTACTACCAGAAAGGCAACTACACGCAGGCGCGCGATCTGCTGGAAGATGCTCTCAAAGTCGATCCCAACAGTGCCGCCATGCATTACCACCTGGGAATGACGTACAGTAAACTCGCCAACAGCTCCGACGCTGCCCTGCATCTTAAGAAAGCAGTGGCACTGGCCCCAAACACGCAGACCGCGAAAGACGCCGAAAAGGCGCTTGGCCAGAGCTGA
- a CDS encoding TIGR03013 family XrtA/PEP-CTERM system glycosyltransferase gives MIRLFNVYYPTRTIVLLLCEAVIVSGSFLLAMLALLGPLNTSICLSYEYGWLKIASLTILTLLFSYYFDLYEPQRISERWEIYFRLLLVLGFLSFLLSAIIYFFPAVDMANYVLLLGLMFLTLGLLIWRSAYEWVIGQKIFRERVYVLGDGPRAHTIVDMLKARKDAGMEVVGFGSVPVETTDRREQFNKSLKALREQNPGINRVIIALEDRRGQLPLRELLKLRFDGVVIEESGALLERLTGKLYLDGLHPSSFIYSEGFRVRPSQQIARRLVSTLAAAAGLLLFLPFLPFVVLMVRLSSPGPVFFKQTRVGMGGRNFTVYKFRTMRTDAEAKGAKWAQLNDPRATKVGNFMRKVRLDEVPQLWNVLKGDMGFVGPRPERPEFVPELAEKIPYFDLRHMIRPGLTGWAQVRYGYGATLEQAREKLEYDLYYIKHMTLGLDLLIMFETIKTVVRRRGSQ, from the coding sequence ATGATTCGGTTATTCAATGTTTACTATCCGACTCGCACGATTGTGCTCTTATTGTGTGAGGCGGTGATCGTCAGTGGGTCCTTCCTGCTGGCGATGCTGGCGTTGCTGGGTCCGCTGAATACTTCGATCTGCCTGAGCTACGAGTACGGCTGGCTGAAGATCGCATCCCTTACGATCCTGACGCTGCTCTTCTCCTATTACTTTGATCTGTACGAGCCGCAGCGCATCTCCGAGCGATGGGAGATATATTTCCGCCTGCTGCTGGTGCTGGGCTTCCTTTCGTTTCTTCTCTCCGCCATCATCTATTTCTTTCCCGCAGTCGATATGGCGAACTATGTTCTGCTGCTGGGGCTGATGTTCCTGACGCTCGGCCTGCTGATCTGGCGCAGTGCCTACGAGTGGGTTATCGGACAGAAGATCTTTCGCGAGCGTGTCTACGTCCTCGGCGATGGTCCCCGTGCTCATACGATCGTCGACATGCTGAAGGCGCGTAAGGATGCAGGCATGGAGGTTGTCGGCTTCGGCAGTGTTCCTGTGGAGACAACAGACCGCAGGGAGCAATTCAACAAGTCGCTGAAGGCGTTGCGCGAGCAGAATCCCGGCATCAACCGTGTCATCATTGCGCTCGAAGACCGTCGCGGCCAGCTTCCCCTGCGCGAGCTATTGAAGCTGCGCTTCGATGGCGTGGTGATTGAAGAGTCTGGCGCGTTGCTCGAGCGGCTGACCGGCAAGCTGTATCTCGACGGCCTGCATCCCAGCAGCTTTATCTACAGTGAAGGCTTTCGCGTAAGACCCTCGCAACAGATTGCGCGGCGTCTGGTTTCGACGCTGGCCGCTGCCGCGGGTTTGCTTCTGTTTCTACCGTTCCTTCCGTTTGTCGTTCTAATGGTGCGGCTGTCGTCGCCCGGGCCAGTCTTTTTCAAGCAGACACGCGTTGGCATGGGCGGACGCAACTTTACCGTTTACAAGTTCCGCACGATGCGCACCGATGCCGAAGCGAAGGGAGCGAAGTGGGCGCAGCTCAATGACCCCCGCGCTACAAAGGTCGGTAATTTTATGCGTAAGGTGCGGCTCGATGAAGTGCCGCAGCTCTGGAACGTGCTCAAGGGCGATATGGGCTTTGTTGGACCGCGTCCTGAGCGTCCGGAGTTTGTGCCGGAGCTCGCGGAGAAAATTCCCTACTTCGATCTGCGACACATGATTCGCCCAGGACTTACCGGCTGGGCGCAGGTGCGCTACGGTTACGGTGCTACGCTGGAGCAGGCGCGCGAGAAGCTGGAGTACGACCTTTACTACATCAAGCACATGACGCTCGGCCTCGATCTGCTGATCATGTTCGAGACCATCAAAACTGTCGTCAGGCGTCGGGGCTCGCAATGA
- a CDS encoding polysaccharide biosynthesis/export family protein, translated as MAVVLLAAGIPMLAQAADKKADTAPQVQSAPAAATQVAAPSGTSAGVDAARYIIGPEDVLQVTVWKEPSLSGSVPVRPDGRISLVLVGDLQAAGRTPMQLADDITVKLKKYIQDPNVSVVVMSVNSQKVFVIGEISHAGPIAMTAGMTPLQAIAAGGGLSPYANAKKIYILRGDPGKQQKIPYNYKQALKGDSSQNFELKPGDTIVVP; from the coding sequence ATGGCGGTCGTCTTGTTGGCGGCTGGCATTCCCATGCTTGCTCAAGCGGCTGATAAAAAAGCGGATACAGCGCCGCAGGTACAGTCAGCCCCAGCTGCTGCTACACAGGTGGCTGCTCCATCCGGTACCTCGGCGGGGGTCGATGCTGCACGCTACATCATTGGGCCGGAGGATGTGCTTCAGGTCACAGTCTGGAAGGAGCCATCGCTCTCCGGTTCGGTTCCGGTACGTCCGGATGGAAGAATTTCCCTGGTTCTGGTAGGCGATTTGCAGGCCGCTGGCAGGACTCCGATGCAGCTGGCCGATGACATTACTGTAAAGCTGAAGAAGTATATTCAAGACCCGAATGTCTCGGTCGTCGTGATGTCGGTCAACAGCCAGAAGGTCTTTGTCATTGGTGAGATCAGCCACGCCGGTCCTATCGCGATGACGGCGGGGATGACGCCTCTTCAGGCGATTGCAGCTGGCGGAGGACTGAGTCCGTATGCCAATGCCAAGAAGATTTACATCCTGCGTGGCGATCCTGGGAAGCAGCAGAAGATTCCCTACAACTACAAACAAGCCTTGAAGGGGGATAGCTCCCAGAACTTCGAACTGAAGCCAGGAGACACAATCGTCGTCCCATGA
- a CDS encoding oligosaccharide flippase family protein, translating to MNSKTIARNTAWYGLENLIGLVTSLITGIAIARTLGPARMGYFVYVSWLTTIISSLSSVGLPETTRKYLAEYIGGGDYSTARFVYFRTLITQTIFASVATLGAVVWVLHGAPAQYRVAALLLVCGILPAMVNFISAQANVASENLSANLPASLASTATYFILTLSAVFFHWGVTGIAFAMFAMRMVDFLVRFFPTVRRVLTWDSGHAHPPADLRARMVRFGLQSVVGMLLALIVWDRSEIFLLEHRSLDIRQIAFYSVAIGLAERLLLFPTIFAAASGASILAQFGRDRSRLPAMAASAARYIALISIPMHVIAVPLAAPVLLVLYGKQYVGALLVATVSPLLCLPKAFLGPIQSLFESTEQQKYFIMTTILASFVDVAIAWSLIPHYGALGACIGSGAAQITAIGLMWAIGIRQYHIQLPWSFFFKLSAISATASLAAYAVASHLSPLGGLIGGGITAMTVFFVLAYIFKMLEPEDGNRFKIIANACPPALASPLSHLIDRFTRRMEPSSTAV from the coding sequence GTGAACAGTAAAACCATCGCCCGCAATACGGCCTGGTATGGCCTCGAGAATCTGATCGGCCTTGTCACCTCGCTGATCACCGGGATTGCCATTGCCCGCACGCTGGGGCCGGCCAGGATGGGCTACTTCGTCTATGTCAGCTGGCTGACGACCATCATCAGCAGCCTCAGCTCCGTTGGCCTCCCGGAGACGACGCGAAAATACCTGGCCGAATACATCGGGGGCGGCGACTACTCCACCGCGCGGTTTGTTTACTTCCGCACTCTGATCACGCAGACCATCTTTGCGAGTGTAGCCACGCTCGGCGCGGTCGTCTGGGTGCTGCACGGAGCTCCGGCCCAATACCGCGTTGCAGCGCTGCTGCTGGTATGCGGCATTCTGCCTGCGATGGTGAACTTCATCTCGGCGCAGGCAAATGTGGCGTCGGAAAACCTCTCTGCGAATCTACCTGCCTCTCTTGCCTCCACGGCGACTTACTTCATCCTCACACTCTCGGCAGTGTTCTTTCATTGGGGAGTCACCGGCATCGCTTTCGCAATGTTTGCTATGCGCATGGTGGACTTCCTGGTGCGCTTCTTCCCCACCGTGCGCCGCGTACTGACCTGGGACAGCGGCCACGCCCATCCCCCGGCTGATCTTCGCGCGCGGATGGTGCGCTTCGGCCTGCAAAGCGTAGTGGGAATGTTGCTGGCCCTCATCGTATGGGACCGTTCGGAGATATTTCTTCTGGAGCATCGCTCCCTCGATATTCGGCAAATAGCTTTCTACTCCGTTGCCATCGGTCTTGCGGAGCGCCTGCTGCTCTTTCCCACAATCTTCGCCGCGGCCTCTGGAGCAAGTATCCTCGCGCAGTTCGGCCGTGACCGAAGCCGGCTGCCTGCCATGGCTGCTTCGGCAGCGCGGTACATTGCGCTGATCTCCATCCCGATGCACGTCATCGCCGTACCTCTGGCAGCGCCGGTGCTTTTAGTGCTCTATGGCAAACAGTATGTCGGCGCGCTGCTGGTAGCGACAGTCTCTCCTCTGCTCTGCCTGCCAAAAGCTTTTCTCGGCCCCATTCAGAGCCTGTTTGAAAGCACAGAACAGCAGAAGTACTTCATCATGACAACCATCCTTGCTTCGTTTGTCGACGTAGCCATCGCATGGTCTCTTATCCCGCACTATGGAGCACTCGGGGCCTGTATCGGCAGTGGTGCCGCGCAGATCACGGCTATCGGCCTGATGTGGGCCATCGGCATCCGCCAGTATCACATCCAGCTTCCCTGGAGCTTCTTCTTCAAGCTATCTGCGATCAGTGCAACCGCCTCGCTCGCAGCCTACGCTGTCGCCTCGCATCTCTCGCCTCTTGGCGGACTCATTGGCGGCGGCATCACTGCCATGACCGTCTTCTTTGTGCTCGCCTACATCTTCAAAATGCTGGAGCCCGAAGACGGCAACCGCTTCAAGATCATCGCTAACGCCTGCCCACCTGCTCTTGCGTCTCCGCTGAGTCACCTCATCGATCGCTTTACCCGGCGTATGGAGCCCAGTTCAACGGCCGTCTGA
- a CDS encoding exosortase C-terminal domain/associated protein EpsI yields MKSPRFWTIALLMLVTLGLLLHRRDADNVPHSLPLSMMPLTIDGMNARDFPLDDETLTVLGKGDFLNRLYVPQTGSSDIAPVSLFIGYFATQRTGQTIHSPQHCLPGAGWTFESSRYTNIADINGKPFNVGEYIINNGESRQFVIYWYQAHGRSVANEYRAKAYMLADAIRYNRTDGALVRVITPISGTETVDAARARAVRFTGLMTPYLPQFIPN; encoded by the coding sequence ATGAAATCGCCTCGCTTCTGGACCATCGCATTGCTCATGCTTGTCACGCTCGGCCTGCTACTGCATCGCCGCGACGCAGATAATGTGCCGCACAGCCTGCCGCTCAGCATGATGCCTCTGACGATTGACGGAATGAACGCACGCGACTTCCCGCTCGATGACGAGACCCTCACCGTCCTCGGCAAGGGGGACTTCCTCAATCGGCTGTATGTGCCGCAAACAGGATCATCCGATATTGCTCCCGTCAGCCTCTTTATTGGCTACTTTGCGACGCAGCGCACCGGCCAGACGATCCATTCGCCGCAGCACTGCCTGCCTGGAGCGGGATGGACGTTTGAGTCCTCGCGCTATACCAACATTGCCGATATCAACGGCAAGCCCTTCAATGTCGGTGAATACATCATCAACAACGGAGAGTCGCGACAGTTCGTCATCTACTGGTATCAGGCCCACGGCCGCAGCGTCGCGAATGAATACCGCGCCAAGGCCTATATGCTTGCCGACGCTATCCGCTACAACCGTACCGACGGCGCGCTGGTCCGCGTCATCACCCCGATCTCCGGCACAGAAACAGTCGATGCAGCACGTGCCCGCGCCGTTCGCTTCACGGGCCTTATGACCCCTTACCTGCCTCAGTTCATTCCGAACTAA
- a CDS encoding ExeA family protein: MYNNYFKLHTSPFGTSPDPRFLYMMPHTREALACLEYGISARKGFTVLTGEVGTGKTTLLKRALASFSGRRIATSFVFNPRLEVLDFLEFVLTDFGIVPTTRTKSGMLLQLNRWLIERFRMEETCVVVVDEAQNLSWELLEEIRLLTNLETSSEKLLQIVLSGQPELEEKLRHPSVRQLRQRVALWCRTQALTEKQTIAYVGERLRLAGATTQIFTPEALERVHRYSRGIPRIINLLCEHSLIVAYVEQVQQVTGEIVDGVAVELELETQPFLISSTAMGSRGVEPLRAQAEMSGLMTALDGDPKGRQDR, from the coding sequence ATGTACAACAACTATTTCAAACTGCATACCAGCCCGTTCGGCACCAGCCCCGATCCGCGTTTTCTTTACATGATGCCGCACACGCGCGAGGCACTGGCCTGCCTGGAGTACGGGATCTCGGCTCGCAAGGGGTTTACGGTTCTCACCGGCGAGGTAGGTACGGGCAAGACGACGCTGCTGAAGCGCGCCCTGGCTTCTTTTAGCGGACGCCGCATTGCAACCTCGTTCGTCTTCAACCCACGGCTTGAGGTGTTGGACTTCCTCGAGTTTGTGCTGACCGACTTCGGTATTGTTCCTACGACGCGCACCAAGTCTGGGATGCTGCTACAACTCAACCGCTGGCTGATCGAGCGCTTCCGTATGGAAGAGACCTGCGTTGTTGTCGTCGATGAGGCGCAGAATCTCTCCTGGGAACTGCTCGAAGAGATTCGCCTGCTGACCAATCTCGAGACGTCGTCAGAGAAGTTGTTGCAGATCGTTCTCTCCGGCCAGCCTGAGCTTGAAGAAAAACTGCGTCACCCCAGCGTCCGTCAGCTTCGCCAACGCGTCGCTTTGTGGTGCCGCACGCAGGCTTTGACCGAAAAGCAGACCATCGCCTACGTGGGCGAGCGTCTGCGGCTTGCTGGTGCGACGACGCAAATATTTACTCCAGAGGCTCTGGAACGGGTCCATCGTTACAGCCGTGGCATTCCGCGCATTATCAATCTGCTGTGTGAGCACTCGCTGATTGTGGCGTACGTGGAACAGGTACAGCAGGTCACCGGCGAGATCGTGGATGGTGTTGCTGTGGAGCTCGAGTTGGAGACGCAGCCATTTTTGATCTCTTCGACTGCCATGGGCAGTAGAGGAGTTGAGCCGTTGCGCGCCCAGGCAGAGATGTCCGGGTTGATGACGGCATTGGATGGAGACCCCAAGGGAAGGCAAGACCGATGA
- a CDS encoding exosortase/archaeosortase family protein, producing MDRNSSHMMAGSTQTAPAISETEMRSGGPTAVSQLRVPRGFWLPFLIILGLLVALYFRVGIKLVVDWYNIADYSHGFLVPLFSLFLLWDKRHKIAATPIQPSWAGLPLVVFGLITLVFGIYGVDLFTSRVSFVILTIGLVWIFFGKAILREVLFPILVLLLAIPFPAIIFNQITFPLQLLASRLASAVLPLMGVPVLQEGNVIQLPVMKLEVAEACSGIRSLMSLFTLAVFYGYFLEKSTSRRIILALASIPIAVAANVARIVGTGLCVQYWDPNKALGFFHEFSGWVMFVVSLCCLYLVHRVMSLIAPATKEAA from the coding sequence GTGGACCGCAACTCCTCGCACATGATGGCTGGAAGCACACAGACCGCCCCCGCGATCTCTGAAACAGAGATGAGATCCGGCGGCCCGACGGCCGTATCCCAACTCCGGGTTCCCCGCGGATTCTGGCTGCCCTTTCTTATTATCCTCGGTCTGCTGGTTGCACTCTACTTCCGCGTCGGCATCAAGCTCGTTGTTGACTGGTATAACATCGCCGACTACTCCCACGGTTTCCTGGTTCCCCTCTTCTCTCTCTTTCTTCTCTGGGACAAGCGGCACAAGATCGCGGCAACGCCAATTCAGCCGTCATGGGCCGGACTCCCACTGGTCGTCTTCGGGCTCATCACGCTTGTCTTCGGTATCTACGGCGTTGACCTCTTCACCTCGCGCGTCTCATTTGTCATCCTCACCATCGGCCTCGTCTGGATATTCTTCGGCAAGGCGATTCTGCGCGAAGTGCTGTTTCCTATTCTTGTACTTTTGCTGGCGATTCCTTTCCCGGCGATCATCTTCAACCAGATCACCTTTCCGCTGCAGCTTCTGGCTTCGCGGCTGGCCAGTGCAGTTCTTCCTCTCATGGGAGTTCCCGTTCTACAGGAAGGCAATGTTATCCAGTTGCCTGTGATGAAGCTCGAGGTCGCCGAGGCCTGTAGTGGTATTCGCTCGCTGATGAGCCTCTTCACCCTGGCTGTCTTCTACGGCTACTTCCTGGAGAAGAGTACCAGTCGTCGCATTATCCTCGCGTTAGCCAGCATTCCGATTGCCGTCGCAGCCAATGTAGCCCGCATCGTAGGAACCGGCTTGTGCGTGCAGTACTGGGATCCCAACAAGGCACTCGGCTTCTTCCATGAGTTCTCTGGCTGGGTGATGTTTGTCGTTTCACTCTGCTGTCTCTATCTGGTGCATCGCGTGATGAGTCTGATTGCACCGGCCACAAAGGAGGCTGCATGA
- a CDS encoding GumC family protein, which translates to MLGHRALTLDDYLAILKRRGWIIAVPAVLLTLLGLGLSYVVQPKYVSQTLVLVEQQKVPEDYVKPIIEEDLTARLASMKEQILSRSRLQPIIERFNLYGTKNMTMDDRIDQARKDINIKPIHSEMARTGGLPGFYISFTASDPRIAQQVCGEITSLFVSQNLNARAQSAEGTTDFIKGQLADAKRALDEQDAKLATFQQKYMGRLPGEETTNMNMMTSLNTQLDAATQQLARMEQDKSYVEAMLAQQQSISMPTAGGSTTSVSAQQTELQTLQTEEADLTKRYTDDYPDVVAVRRKIKDLRAQMAATPAAAPTSVSSAPSRTDSPGVQQLRAQLKALEQGISQKRHDQAAIEAQIRMYQGRISSSPMVQEEYKNVTRDYQTAQAFYDDLLKKMNASKMATDLERRQQGEQFRIMDEPNLPDEPTFPKRGLFIGAGLAAGLFLGFIIVAWREYRDTALRSERDVWAFTKLPTLAVISFTGDVDPLKPRGGLFGRSKPDLPASAKPLTDTGA; encoded by the coding sequence ATGTTAGGACATCGCGCACTGACGCTGGACGACTATCTCGCAATCCTGAAGCGGAGAGGGTGGATCATTGCCGTTCCGGCCGTGCTGCTGACGCTGTTGGGCCTTGGGCTGAGCTACGTTGTGCAGCCGAAGTACGTTTCGCAGACGTTGGTGCTGGTGGAGCAGCAGAAGGTTCCCGAGGACTATGTCAAGCCGATTATTGAAGAAGACCTGACAGCGCGTCTGGCTTCGATGAAGGAGCAGATTCTGAGCCGCTCGCGCCTGCAGCCGATCATCGAGCGCTTTAACCTGTACGGCACCAAGAACATGACGATGGACGACCGCATCGACCAGGCGCGGAAGGACATCAACATCAAGCCGATCCATTCGGAGATGGCACGTACCGGTGGCCTGCCGGGCTTCTATATCTCCTTCACTGCCTCAGACCCGCGCATAGCGCAGCAGGTATGCGGCGAGATTACGTCTTTGTTCGTGAGTCAGAACCTGAACGCCCGCGCACAATCGGCTGAAGGTACGACGGACTTTATCAAGGGCCAGCTTGCAGACGCCAAGCGCGCGCTCGATGAGCAGGACGCCAAGCTGGCTACTTTCCAGCAAAAGTATATGGGGCGGCTGCCGGGTGAAGAGACGACCAACATGAACATGATGACCAGCCTGAACACGCAGCTGGATGCTGCGACACAGCAGCTGGCCCGTATGGAGCAGGACAAGAGCTACGTCGAAGCGATGCTTGCCCAGCAGCAGAGTATCAGCATGCCCACGGCCGGAGGATCGACGACTTCCGTCAGCGCGCAGCAGACCGAGTTGCAGACGCTCCAGACCGAAGAGGCTGATCTGACGAAGCGTTATACCGATGATTATCCCGATGTGGTTGCCGTGCGCCGCAAAATCAAGGATCTGCGCGCACAGATGGCTGCGACGCCCGCGGCTGCGCCAACATCGGTAAGTTCGGCACCCAGCAGAACGGACTCTCCTGGCGTGCAACAGCTTCGTGCTCAATTGAAGGCACTGGAGCAGGGTATCTCGCAGAAGCGTCATGACCAGGCAGCGATCGAAGCGCAGATTCGCATGTATCAGGGCCGCATCTCCTCCAGTCCGATGGTGCAGGAAGAGTACAAGAATGTGACTCGCGACTATCAGACGGCGCAGGCCTTCTACGACGATCTGCTGAAGAAGATGAACGCTTCAAAGATGGCCACCGACCTCGAGCGGCGGCAGCAGGGAGAGCAGTTCCGCATCATGGACGAACCAAATCTGCCGGATGAACCAACCTTTCCGAAGCGTGGTCTCTTTATTGGCGCGGGTCTTGCTGCCGGACTTTTTCTGGGCTTCATCATCGTGGCCTGGCGTGAGTATCGCGATACGGCTCTTCGCAGCGAGCGCGATGTATGGGCTTTCACCAAGCTGCCTACGCTGGCCGTGATCTCGTTCACAGGCGATGTCGATCCGCTGAAGCCGCGCGGTGGTCTCTTCGGACGCTCGAAGCCCGATCTTCCGGCTTCGGCCAAACCATTGACGGATACGGGTGCCTAG
- a CDS encoding CpsD/CapB family tyrosine-protein kinase → MPSFEAIDQTPVASAAVAEFDQTAPFVESNFAAAEPAATGGLRFETIARHPWNPSIDKLPALLDRGPSTEQFRSLRSRLYEARDIRPIKSILVSSGLPQEGKSFVSANLAVSLARHKNARVLLIDGDMRRYTIHEMIGTAPSPGLADYLAGKATLEEIMQRIEEPETPTANRSILANLAFIPGGNGGDRAADLSGSARFGELIRTVAPLFDWIVVDSSPVLPVSDAVNLARSCDGVLLVARGGVTKYPVAQRAAAELKASNVLGFVLNAVHDAPQAGSYYGYSANRE, encoded by the coding sequence ATGCCCTCCTTTGAGGCGATAGACCAGACTCCAGTTGCCTCCGCAGCTGTGGCGGAGTTCGATCAGACTGCGCCGTTTGTGGAGTCGAATTTCGCTGCAGCCGAGCCTGCTGCCACAGGAGGACTGCGCTTTGAGACCATCGCGCGCCATCCCTGGAATCCGTCGATCGACAAGCTGCCTGCTCTGCTGGATCGCGGCCCGTCGACAGAACAGTTTCGCAGCCTGCGCTCGCGTCTGTATGAAGCACGCGACATCCGTCCCATCAAGTCGATCCTCGTTTCGAGCGGCCTCCCGCAGGAAGGGAAAAGCTTCGTTTCGGCGAACCTTGCCGTCAGCCTCGCGCGACACAAGAATGCTCGCGTATTACTGATTGACGGCGATATGCGCCGCTACACCATTCACGAGATGATCGGCACCGCGCCAAGTCCCGGACTGGCGGATTATCTGGCCGGTAAGGCGACGCTTGAAGAGATCATGCAGCGCATCGAAGAACCGGAGACTCCGACGGCGAACAGATCGATCCTCGCGAATCTTGCCTTCATTCCTGGCGGTAACGGCGGAGATCGCGCCGCGGACCTTTCCGGCAGCGCACGCTTTGGTGAGCTTATCCGCACGGTGGCTCCCTTGTTTGACTGGATCGTTGTCGATTCATCGCCGGTGTTGCCGGTCTCCGATGCGGTGAATCTTGCCCGCTCGTGTGACGGCGTTCTGCTGGTGGCTCGGGGCGGTGTGACCAAGTATCCGGTCGCGCAGCGTGCGGCGGCGGAACTGAAGGCTTCCAACGTTCTCGGCTTTGTCCTGAACGCTGTGCACGACGCTCCTCAGGCAGGGAGCTACTACGGATACAGCGCCAACAGGGAGTAG